The following proteins come from a genomic window of Kitasatospora sp. NBC_01246:
- a CDS encoding TetR/AcrR family transcriptional regulator C-terminal domain-containing protein, with the protein MATKANPAPSVWARQRREAEQPALNRAAIVREAIAVLDADGIDALSMRKLGARLNAGATSLYRHVATKDELMELAVDEVFGESTVPPADSPDWREAVAEAAESFRATALRHPWLASVLGQAGLAYLGPNLKAYSERVAALFVTAGFPEPERAIETVITYVIGMSTTETAWLTTVARSGQTEAEFIAGLIPTAQEAAADTEHLSAAYAAAIGVDPVALRNEKFTYGLNVILDGLALRLPGPR; encoded by the coding sequence ATGGCCACCAAGGCGAACCCGGCCCCGTCCGTCTGGGCACGGCAGCGGCGGGAGGCGGAGCAGCCGGCGCTCAACCGGGCCGCCATCGTCCGTGAGGCGATCGCCGTGCTGGACGCCGACGGCATCGACGCGCTCAGCATGCGCAAGCTCGGCGCCCGCCTGAACGCGGGCGCGACGTCCCTCTACCGGCACGTGGCCACCAAGGACGAGCTGATGGAGCTCGCGGTGGACGAGGTCTTCGGCGAGAGCACCGTCCCGCCCGCCGACAGCCCCGACTGGCGGGAGGCCGTCGCCGAGGCCGCCGAGTCCTTCCGCGCGACCGCGCTGCGGCACCCGTGGCTCGCCTCGGTCCTTGGCCAGGCGGGGCTCGCCTACCTCGGCCCCAACCTGAAGGCCTACTCCGAGCGCGTGGCCGCCCTGTTCGTCACCGCCGGGTTCCCCGAGCCGGAGCGCGCGATCGAGACCGTGATCACCTACGTGATCGGGATGAGCACGACGGAGACGGCCTGGCTGACCACGGTGGCCCGCTCCGGCCAGACCGAGGCCGAGTTCATCGCGGGCCTGATCCCCACCGCCCAGGAGGCGGCGGCCGACACCGAGCACCTCTCCGCCGCGTACGCGGCGGCGATCGGCGTCGACCCGGTGGCCCTGCGCAACGAGAAGTTCACCTACGGCCTGAACGTCATCCTCGACGGCCTGGCCCTACGCCTCCCCGGCCCCCGGTAA